The following proteins are encoded in a genomic region of Acidobacteriota bacterium:
- a CDS encoding PSD1 and planctomycete cytochrome C domain-containing protein: MGWKRNTERRSLPVSAVRPATGLATLLLILAGLTPVQAAPAATSEQVSPAPPPRFQSDLLPILRAHCLRCHNSEARLAGLDLSTEAALFQGSASGSVLVPGRPQESPLYRRVHEGLMPPDKQTEPSPSELATLQAWIASLPVAGSTEHPHASQAQLPTVSQRDVIPLMLLHCTACHGQRIQEAGLDLRTKAAMLKGGKSGPAIVPGKPEESLIVQRIRAREMPPSEREVEASLRPMSARGLEQLVGWISLGAPEVNGTDRDEENGSDPLVSEEDRRFWSFQPPRATVPPLPGSTEPSRLRNPVDAFIAARLREKGLRLSPEADRLTLIRRASFDLTGLPPEPEEVRRFLADSDPAAYEALIERLLDSPRYGERWGRHWLDLVGYSDRRHAWRYRDYVIGSLNAGKPYDRFLLEQLAGDELADLSGQPVLTREAMDNLIATGFLRMVNDVTGNRLTNFVSHRIQVISEQIQIFSSSLMGLTMGCARCHNHKFDPIPQRDYYRLAALFKGAFDEHDWLPPAITDDPNRPMLANETRVLPFFTPMANPFRLHEESTRRESHNGKINGEIESLQAALKQKAKPVEERLINLRLAELPEELRPDLREMLDTPPEDRTPAQKELAGKYEQGLKIRFSDLEDIDPDYRKASEETAGKVKLLRAKLRPEPLIRALWDRGSPSPTYILRRGDPMSPGRWVEPGVPAVLTRGHSPLKITPPWEGAQKTGRRLALARWLVAPDHPLTARVMVNRIWKHHFGRGIVSTLGNFGRTGARPTHPELLDWLALEFIRQDWSLKAMHRLIMTSATYRQSSRVTPLHEQLDPENLRLSRMPLRRMDAEVLRDTLFLISNRLDQTPGGLPDLVLQRKDGLATAVPTPGGWRRSIYIAQQTSHRMGTSNPTILDTFDFPEMTPNCLERVESTVVPQALHLLNDPTVRKLADSLAERVQREAGSDPARRIEQAYWIVLNRPPTPEEQSVSRPALEKLKKSVEYNGGKEVAEQALAKFCHTLLNSAGFLYID, translated from the coding sequence ATGGGCTGGAAACGGAACACAGAGCGTCGCTCTCTTCCCGTTTCAGCGGTGCGGCCGGCAACCGGCCTGGCCACCCTGCTCCTGATCCTGGCCGGCTTGACGCCGGTCCAAGCAGCCCCCGCGGCAACTTCGGAACAGGTTTCCCCTGCCCCCCCTCCCCGGTTTCAATCCGACCTGCTTCCCATCCTTCGGGCCCACTGCCTGCGCTGCCACAACTCCGAAGCCCGGCTGGCCGGACTGGACCTGAGCACGGAAGCCGCCCTTTTCCAGGGCAGCGCCTCGGGCAGCGTGCTGGTTCCCGGCCGGCCCCAGGAGAGTCCGCTCTACCGGAGGGTCCACGAGGGGCTGATGCCGCCGGACAAACAGACAGAACCCTCGCCATCGGAGCTGGCCACCCTCCAGGCCTGGATTGCCTCGCTGCCTGTTGCCGGTTCGACGGAGCATCCGCATGCCTCCCAAGCCCAGCTTCCAACGGTCAGCCAGCGGGACGTCATCCCCCTGATGCTGCTGCACTGCACCGCCTGTCACGGCCAGCGCATACAGGAAGCAGGCCTAGACCTTCGCACCAAGGCCGCCATGCTGAAGGGTGGCAAGTCGGGTCCGGCCATCGTGCCCGGCAAACCGGAAGAGAGCCTGATCGTTCAACGGATCCGGGCCCGGGAAATGCCTCCCAGCGAACGGGAGGTAGAAGCCAGCCTGCGGCCCATGAGTGCCCGGGGGCTGGAGCAGCTTGTCGGCTGGATCTCCCTGGGCGCCCCGGAAGTGAACGGGACGGATCGGGATGAAGAGAACGGATCCGATCCACTGGTAAGCGAGGAGGACCGTCGCTTCTGGTCCTTCCAGCCGCCGAGAGCGACCGTGCCGCCCCTGCCCGGCTCGACCGAGCCGTCCCGGCTGCGCAATCCGGTAGACGCTTTCATTGCCGCCAGGCTCCGGGAAAAAGGGCTCCGCCTCTCTCCCGAGGCCGACCGCCTGACCCTGATCCGGCGCGCCAGCTTCGACCTGACGGGGCTGCCGCCGGAACCCGAAGAGGTCCGGCGGTTCCTGGCCGACTCCGACCCCGCCGCCTACGAAGCTCTCATCGAGCGGTTGCTGGACTCACCCCGCTACGGCGAGCGCTGGGGTCGGCACTGGCTGGACCTGGTGGGTTATTCCGACCGCCGCCACGCCTGGCGCTACCGTGACTACGTCATTGGCTCGCTCAATGCCGGCAAGCCCTACGATCGCTTCCTGCTGGAACAACTGGCCGGCGACGAGCTTGCCGACCTGTCCGGGCAGCCCGTCCTCACTCGGGAAGCCATGGACAACCTGATCGCCACCGGTTTCCTGAGAATGGTCAACGACGTGACCGGCAACCGCTTGACCAACTTCGTGTCCCACCGCATCCAGGTCATCAGCGAGCAGATCCAGATCTTCAGCTCCAGCCTGATGGGCCTGACCATGGGCTGCGCCCGTTGCCACAACCACAAGTTCGATCCCATCCCGCAGCGGGACTACTACCGGCTGGCCGCTCTCTTCAAAGGGGCCTTCGACGAGCACGACTGGCTGCCCCCGGCCATTACCGACGATCCCAACCGTCCCATGCTGGCCAATGAGACACGGGTGTTGCCCTTCTTCACCCCGATGGCCAATCCCTTCCGGCTCCATGAAGAGAGTACCCGGCGCGAATCCCACAACGGCAAGATCAACGGCGAAATCGAATCCCTGCAAGCCGCGCTCAAGCAGAAGGCCAAGCCGGTGGAGGAGAGACTCATCAACCTGAGGCTGGCCGAGCTGCCCGAGGAGCTTCGACCGGACCTGCGCGAAATGCTGGATACCCCACCGGAGGATCGAACCCCGGCCCAAAAGGAGTTGGCCGGCAAGTATGAACAGGGTCTGAAGATTCGCTTCAGTGACCTGGAAGACATCGATCCGGACTACCGCAAGGCATCGGAAGAAACCGCCGGGAAGGTCAAGCTGCTCAGGGCCAAGCTCAGACCCGAACCCCTGATTCGGGCTCTTTGGGATCGCGGCAGCCCTTCGCCCACCTACATCCTGAGGCGGGGTGATCCCATGAGTCCCGGCCGTTGGGTGGAACCGGGAGTGCCGGCAGTTCTGACCCGGGGACATTCTCCGCTGAAAATCACTCCCCCCTGGGAAGGAGCTCAAAAGACCGGCCGCCGCCTGGCTCTGGCCCGCTGGCTGGTGGCCCCCGACCATCCCCTTACGGCCCGGGTGATGGTCAACCGCATCTGGAAGCACCACTTCGGTCGCGGAATTGTCAGCACGCTGGGAAATTTCGGGCGAACCGGCGCCCGGCCTACCCATCCCGAACTGCTGGATTGGCTGGCTCTGGAGTTCATCCGGCAGGACTGGAGCCTCAAGGCCATGCATCGTCTGATCATGACCTCGGCCACCTACCGGCAGAGCTCGAGAGTGACGCCGCTGCACGAACAACTGGATCCCGAGAATCTCCGGCTCTCCCGGATGCCCTTGCGCCGCATGGACGCCGAGGTCCTGAGGGACACCCTTTTCCTGATCTCGAACCGGTTGGACCAGACGCCGGGAGGACTGCCCGACCTGGTCCTGCAGCGGAAGGACGGCCTGGCCACCGCGGTACCGACCCCCGGGGGATGGCGGCGGAGCATCTATATCGCCCAGCAGACCAGCCACCGCATGGGCACCAGCAACCCCACCATCCTGGACACCTTCGACTTTCCCGAGATGACGCCCAACTGCCTGGAGCGCGTCGAGTCCACGGTGGTCCCCCAGGCTCTGCACCTGCTGAACGACCCGACCGTGCGAAAGCTGGCCGACTCCCTGGCCGAGAGGGTGCAAAGAGAGGCCGGCAGCGACCCGGCCCGGCGGATCGAACAGGCCTACTGGATCGTGCTCAACCGGCCGCCGACACCCGAGGAGCAATCCGTGAGCCGGCCAGCGTTGGAAAAGCTCAAAAAAAGCGTGGAGTACAACGGGGGAAAGGAAGTTGCCGAGCAGGCGCTTGCCAAGTTCTGTCACACTCTTTTAAACTCGGCTGGGTTTCTTTATATCGATTGA
- a CDS encoding DUF1501 domain-containing protein, with protein sequence MGHLLSRRGFFSNMTDGIAGAALAHLFNRELFADASPSDGRNTPPAPRVFDLKPRRPHFEPRAKAVIHFFMNGGPSQMDLFDPKPLLDKHHGQPYLDKMAAADVQDLEDAGALMRSPFKFARHGQSGIWLSELLPHLAGQVDELAFIRSMVTTTPDHGGACFMANSGQMFPGHPSLGSWVTYGLGSESQNLPAYVVLQDPMGVPVNGSQGWQAGFLPPLYQGTPVRSVGSPLLNLRSEVEEPRPFVKASQDLLRRLDHIHKRGRPGQPRLDARIASYELAARMQLAATDALDLSQESRKTLDMYGVGVKSKYRGRTHPIGGPDSYARRCIMARRLVERGVRFVQIYINNQIWDMHNHIENDLLAACKKTDQPVAALIHDLKQRGLLDSTLLIWNGEFGRLPIAQHADGKDAGRDHNPYAFTVWMAGGGVKRGTVFGTTDDFGYRAVENPVSVADWHATILHLLGLHHEELFFERNGLTEKLTSTHEPRIVREILA encoded by the coding sequence ATGGGACACCTGCTCTCCCGCCGCGGTTTCTTCTCCAACATGACCGACGGTATCGCAGGTGCGGCCCTGGCCCATCTGTTCAACCGGGAGCTTTTCGCAGACGCCTCCCCGTCCGACGGCCGGAACACGCCCCCCGCCCCTCGGGTGTTCGACCTCAAGCCCCGCCGCCCCCATTTCGAGCCCAGGGCCAAGGCCGTGATTCACTTCTTCATGAACGGCGGCCCCAGCCAGATGGACCTGTTCGACCCCAAGCCCCTGCTGGACAAGCATCACGGACAGCCCTACCTGGACAAGATGGCCGCCGCCGACGTGCAGGACCTCGAAGACGCCGGGGCCTTGATGCGCAGTCCCTTCAAGTTCGCCCGCCACGGGCAGTCGGGCATCTGGCTGTCGGAACTCCTGCCGCATCTGGCCGGCCAGGTGGACGAGCTGGCCTTTATTCGCTCCATGGTCACCACCACGCCCGATCATGGAGGCGCCTGCTTCATGGCGAACTCGGGTCAGATGTTCCCGGGCCACCCCAGCCTGGGCTCCTGGGTAACCTACGGACTGGGAAGCGAAAGTCAGAACCTTCCCGCCTACGTGGTGCTGCAAGACCCCATGGGGGTGCCGGTGAACGGCTCGCAGGGCTGGCAGGCCGGATTTCTGCCTCCGCTCTATCAGGGAACTCCGGTGCGTTCCGTCGGGTCTCCCCTGCTGAATCTGCGTTCCGAGGTCGAGGAGCCCCGCCCGTTCGTCAAGGCCAGCCAGGATCTGTTGCGCCGGCTGGACCATATCCACAAACGGGGCCGCCCGGGTCAACCTCGGCTGGATGCCCGCATCGCCAGCTACGAGCTGGCGGCCCGCATGCAATTGGCGGCCACCGATGCGCTGGACCTCTCCCAGGAAAGCCGGAAGACGCTGGACATGTACGGCGTGGGGGTGAAGTCCAAGTACCGGGGGCGGACACACCCCATCGGCGGACCCGACTCCTATGCCCGGCGCTGCATCATGGCCCGCCGCCTGGTGGAGCGTGGAGTGCGCTTTGTGCAGATCTATATCAACAACCAGATCTGGGACATGCACAACCACATCGAAAACGACCTTCTCGCGGCCTGCAAGAAGACCGACCAACCCGTCGCCGCCCTGATCCATGACCTGAAGCAGCGTGGCCTGCTGGACAGCACCCTGCTGATCTGGAACGGTGAGTTCGGGCGCCTGCCCATCGCCCAGCATGCCGACGGCAAGGACGCCGGCCGGGATCACAATCCCTACGCCTTCACGGTCTGGATGGCCGGCGGAGGAGTCAAGAGAGGAACGGTCTTCGGCACCACCGACGACTTCGGCTACCGGGCCGTCGAAAACCCCGTCAGCGTGGCCGACTGGCACGCCACCATCCTGCACCTGCTGGGCCTGCACCACGAAGAGCTCTTCTTCGAGCGCAACGGATTGACCGAAAAGCTGACCTCCACCCACGAACCCCGGATCGTTCGGGAAATTTTGGCTTGA
- a CDS encoding DUF1080 domain-containing protein, with product MTIFRIPCLILSGLILTVLSVQDAGILSASSQGWRTLVDGQSLEGWQAQDPSKPHEWHTAKAVHLAGKENRFFAAEPGKGIFVNGKTGRTQNLVTLEKYGDVDVHVEFKVSYKSNSGVFLMGLYEVQVQDDYGRPDIHFSMSGGFYARKINDEWIGGTPPRMNACKPPGEWQAFDIKFRAPRFDANGKKIENARFLEVRYNGHVVHENVEMEGPNSAHMPIPEAPKGPLMLQGDHGPVAYRNVRIRPLQ from the coding sequence ATGACCATCTTCCGAATCCCTTGTCTCATCCTTTCCGGCCTCATTCTCACCGTCCTATCCGTACAGGACGCGGGCATCCTCTCCGCTTCCTCCCAAGGCTGGAGGACGCTGGTTGACGGCCAGAGCCTGGAGGGCTGGCAGGCCCAGGACCCCTCCAAGCCCCACGAGTGGCACACGGCCAAGGCGGTTCACCTGGCTGGGAAGGAAAACCGCTTCTTTGCGGCCGAGCCCGGCAAGGGGATTTTCGTCAACGGCAAGACCGGCAGAACCCAGAACCTGGTCACGCTGGAAAAGTACGGCGACGTGGACGTCCACGTCGAGTTCAAGGTGTCCTACAAGTCCAACTCGGGAGTCTTCCTGATGGGGCTCTATGAAGTGCAGGTGCAGGACGACTACGGCAGGCCGGACATCCACTTCTCCATGTCGGGAGGCTTCTACGCGCGAAAAATCAACGACGAGTGGATCGGAGGCACGCCTCCCCGCATGAACGCCTGCAAGCCCCCCGGGGAGTGGCAGGCCTTCGACATCAAATTCCGCGCGCCCCGCTTCGATGCCAACGGGAAGAAGATCGAGAACGCCAGGTTCCTGGAAGTCAGGTACAACGGGCACGTTGTCCACGAAAACGTCGAGATGGAAGGCCCCAACAGCGCCCACATGCCCATCCCGGAGGCCCCCAAGGGCCCCTTGATGCTCCAGGGCGACCATGGACCGGTGGCCTACCGCAACGTGCGCATCCGCCCCCTGCAGTAA